The Rhododendron vialii isolate Sample 1 chromosome 8a, ASM3025357v1 genome has a window encoding:
- the LOC131335381 gene encoding glycerol kinase has translation MSGEQVLIGSIDQGTTSTRFIIYDKQARPIGSHQVEFTQFCPQAGWVEHDPMEIVESVRVCVTKAIDKATADGHNVDSGLKAIGLTNQRETTVVWSKSTGCPLHNAIVWMDVRTTSICRRLEKELQGGRTHFVDTCGLPISTYFSALKLLWLMENVDAVKEAVVKKDALFGTIDTWLIWNLTGGINGGLHVTDVSNASRTMLMNLKTLEWDKPTLETLGIPPEILPKIVSNSEVIGNITTGWPITGIPIAGCLGDQHAAMVGQACRKGEAKSTYGTGAFILLNTGEEAIQSTHGLLSTVAFKLGPDAPANYAIEGSIAIAGAAVQWLRDGLGIIKSASEIEELALQVDSTGGVYFVPAFNGLFAPWWRDDARGVCIGITRFTNKCHIARAVLESMCFQVKDVLDSMHKDAGEKGEVKNEKGEFLLRVDGGATVNNLLMQIQADLLGSPVVRPADIETTALGAAYAAGLAVGVWTEDEIFAAGHKTDKATFFHPTLMEELRKKKVDSWCKAVSRTFDLADLSL, from the exons ATGTCGGGAGAGCAAGTGCTAATCGGTTCAATCGATCAAGGAACCACCAGCACCCGGTTCATCATCTATGACAAACAAGCTCGCCCAATCGGATCTCACCAGGTCGAGTTCACTCAGTTCTGCCCACAAGCAGG ATGGGTGGAGCACGATCCGATGGAGATTGTGGAGAGTGTGAGGGTTTGTGTCACGAAGGCCATTGACAAAGCAACTGCCGATGGGCACAACGTGGACAGTGGACTCAAGGCTATTGGGCTGACCAACCAGAGAGAAACGACGGTCGTTTGGAGCAAATCTACTGGTTGCCCTCTTCACAACGCCATTGTTTGGATGGATGTCCGTACCACTTCGATCTGCAG GAGATTAGAGAAAGAGTTACAAGGTGGACGGACCCATTTTGTTGATACTTGTGGCTTACCCATAAGCACTTATTTCAGTGCCCTGAAATTGCTATGGTTGATGGAGAATGTGGATGCTGTCAAAGAAGCTGTGGTGAAAAAGGATGCCCTTTTTGGAACTATAGACACCTGGTTGATTTGGAATTTGACTGGAGGCATAAACGGCGGCTTACATGTCACCGATGTTTCAAATGCATCACGAACTATGCTCATGAACCTTAAAACACTGGAATGGGATAAACCCACATTGGAAACACTAGGAATTCCTCCCGAAATCCTTCCCAAGATTGTTAGCAATTCCGAGGTTATTGGAAATATAACAACCGGATGGCCAATCACCGGAATCCCAATCGCTGGATGCCTTGGCGATCAACATGCAGCAATGGTGGGCCAAGCTTGTAGGAAAGGAGAGGCAAAAAGCACTTATGGCACTGGTGCTTTCATCCTTCTCAACACCGGTGAAGAGGCAATTCAGTCTACTCATGGTCTATTAAGCACTGTAGCTTTCAAGCTCGGTCCAGATGCTCCAGCAAACTATGCTATCGAGGGCTCTATTGCCATTGCTGGAGCGGCTGTTCAGTGGCTCAGAGACGGTCTAGGCATAATCAAGAGTGCAAGTGAGATTGAAGAATTGGCATTGCAAGTTGACTCCACAGGTGGGGTTTATTTTGTGCCAGCGTTTAACGGGTTGTTCGCTCCATGGTGGCGTGATGATGCTCGTGGTGTTTGTATTGGGATCACTAGGTTTACAAACAAGTGTCACATTGCTCGAGCTGTGCTTGAGAGTATGTGTTTCCAGGTGAAAGATGTGCTGGATTCAATGCACAAGGACGCAGGGGAAAAGGGTGAGGTCAAAAACGAAAAGGGGGAGTTCTTGCTTAGGGTTGATGGTGGGGCTACCGTTAACAATCTTCTGATGCAGATTCAG GCAGACTTGCTGGGTAGCCCAGTGGTAAGACCAGCTGACATAGAGACAACAGCGCTTGGTGCAGCCTACGCTGCTGGGTTGGCTGTCGGTGTTTGGACAGAAGACGAGATTTTTGCTGCCGGGCACAAGACAGATAAAGCGACATTCTTCCATCCAACCCTGATGGAAGaactgaggaagaagaaggtggaTTCTTGGTGCAAAGCCGTTTCAAGAACTTTTGACTTGGCTGATCTTTCCTTGTAA
- the LOC131298773 gene encoding uncharacterized protein LOC131298773, translating to MLRHLWVVCLKADTLWIEWIHTYVIKEQFVEGDGLSTFLWVDNWHALGPLYQNFGETVVNLGRSLDTKVAAIINQVSDSVGWVLTGNGLFPTNTTWQTLRVTYPSVPWTKCVWFPNHSPRWAFIVWVAILGRLSTKDMLLSWGMTVDATYSLCSKEIETHDHLFFTCEYSGMVWDMLLRKNIIIRHGFGLQGEVEWLCSHRKGDSTACKVKDSFAAAVYWLWKMRNFSQFQGKAMPAPMIGAQIVDKVLASIASWRRLKPTFENRLIIDGKYMEAEF from the exons ATGTTGAGACATTTATGGGTTGTTTGTCTAAAAGCTGATACTCTTTGGATTGAGTGGATCCATACCTATGTCATCAAGGAACAGTTTGTGGAGG GTGATGGTTTATCCACTTTCCTTTGGGTTGATAACTGGCATGCCCTAGGTCCTTTGTACCAGAACTTTGGGGAGACAGTTGTAAACTTGGGTAGATCCTTGGATACTAAGGTAGCTGCTATCATCAACCAAG TATCAGATTCTGTCGGATGGGTTCTTACTGGTAATGGGCTTTTTCCCACAAACACAACCTGGCAAACCTTGAGGGTAACATATCCTAGCGTTCCTTGGACTAAATGTGTCTGGTTCCCTAATCACAGCCCTAGATGGGCTTTCATTGTCTGGGTTGCCATCTTGGGAAGGCTGTCTACAAAGGACATGTTGCTTAGTTGGGGCATGACAGTGGATGCCACATACAGTCTTTGCTCCAAAGAGATTGAAACTCATGATCACCTCTTCTTTACTTGTGAATATTCCGGTATGGTTTGGGATATGTTACTCCGGAAGAACATTATCATCAGGCATGGTTTTGGTCTGCAAGGGGAAGTGGAGTGGTTATGCTCTCATAGGAAAGGGGATTCCACTGCTTGTAAAGTGAAAGATTCTTTTGCAGCTGCAGTTTATTGGCTCTGGAAAATGAGGAATTTTAGCCAGTTTCAAGGGAAAGCTATGCCTGCTCCCATGATAGGTGCCCAAATTGTAGATAAAGTTTTAGCTTCCATTGCTTCCTGGAGGCGTCTCAAGCCTACGTTTGAGAATAGATTGATCATTGACGGCAAGTACATGGAGGCTGAGTTTTAG
- the LOC131298774 gene encoding uncharacterized protein LOC131298774, which produces QVPECHIGVYWRGGALLNSTTRPGLGLKYTLLTHFEVVRVTMQTNWVEDIPCGTKGGVIVIFDKIEVVHHLHEDSVIETLRDYGLGYDNRWILDKIHHEVNEFCTSHSLQEVYVDQVRYHEFMCMLVARW; this is translated from the exons CAAGTTCCAGAATGCCACATAGGCGTTTATTGGAGAGGAGGTGCACTTTTGAACAGCACCACACGCCCAG GTTTGGGTCTAAAATATACTTTACTTACGCACTTCGAGGTTGTGCGAGTTACTATGCAAACAAATTGG GTGGAGGACATCCCTTGCGGTACAAAAGGGGGTGTTATTGTCATATTCGATAAAATTGAG GTTGTTCACCACCTTCATGAGGACTCTGTCATTGAAACTCTGCGCGACTATGGTTTAGGGTATGATAACAGATGGATTCTTGACAAGATTCATCATGAGGTCAATGAGTTTTGCACTTCTCATTCCCTTCAGGAAGTTTATGTTGATCAGGTAAGATACCATGAATTTATGTGTATGCTAGTAGCCCGTTGGTAA
- the LOC131298775 gene encoding uncharacterized protein LOC131298775, whose product MAVCSLSLLNSKAPNLDSKFKSLSLSLSQYFFIHGTPLPLRISISAETFSGVGPHRRTLLRRATQFSLSLSTPTHQSNPLFLLSNSPKLETKNQIVAIDLSRVFGKPSILPKVDHFCCSLTKSWGVQTQSFQQNLTGVFYCGIPPLAKEGMISSLETGVFDRSRMAVEKNAEEDNRRGGRLKKDDEEVKEKWKRKRDMRTSGKGQEESRFSPLGRTVLLVKVLIGFRR is encoded by the exons ATGGCAGTTTG CTCTCTCTCGCTCCTGAAttcaaaagccccaaatttggattcaaaattcaaatctctctctctctctctctctcagtactTCTTCATTCACGGCACCCCCCTCCCTCTTAGGATCTCCATTTCCGCCGAAACCTTCTCCGGCGTTGGCCCTCATCGCCGAACCCTTCTCCGGCGAGCAAcccagttctctctctctctctctacacccACCCACCAATCTAACCCTTTGTTTCTCCTATCTAACTCACCGAAGTTGGAGACCAAGAACCAAATCGTTGCGATTGACCTCAGCAG GGTGTTTGGCAAACCATCGATTCTGCCAAAAGTCGACCACTTCTGTTGCTCTCTGACGAAATCGTGGGGTGTCCAAACCCAATCATTTCAGCAGAATCTTACAG GAGTATTCTACTGTGGGATACCACCATTGGCAAAAGAGGGTATGATTTCATCCCTTGAGACAGGTGTCTTTGACAGATCAAGAATGGCGGTGGAAAAAAATGCAGAAGAGG ATAACAGAAGAGGAGGTAGACTGAAGAAGGATGACGAAGAGgtaaaagaaaagtggaaaagaAAGCGTGACATGAGGACCAGTGGGAAGGGACAAGAGGAGTCTAGGTTCAGCCCTCTAG GTAGAACTGTATTGTTAGTAAAGGTTTTGATTGGATTTCGGCGGTGA